AATGATCCTATTGTAtccttaagattttttttccttcttctgtgGTATCAAAGAGGtatcaagttttatttttttttttaaaaatcttgtatTGTGCTAAAGTTTAAATTACTGATATCATGACAACATTAGTGAGAGACAGCATTGTCTCATGACTGGTGACACTCACCCATCCCAAACTCCACAAAGTTGTCGTTCTCCTCAGTGAGCATGTCGAGGAAGAGGTCGGTCACCTGCAGCTCCCTCAGATACTCCATGTTGTTTGGGTCATATGCGAAGTTTGCCAGGTTAGCGAGCACCTGCTCCTTTGCCTCTGATGAAGAGATAGAAGTTAcataagcattttaaaaataccaacGACTGGAACAAATTCATTTAAATTGTTGGCTGATAAGAAACAAGGCAAATAATAAagagtaaataataataataataataaatataataatcaggcaataaaaaatacatataattagTATTTTCTCCTTTCATTAGCCAACACCGGTCCTAATCAtagatatcaaatatttataaattttcagaatttcaacgCTTTACATACCAGGGTTTTGTCAAAATGCCaccatttttttagatttaaaacacccacaaacatgttaaaaagctggtcatcaggtggaaaaaagtaaaaatgacaaactccaAGGTACAAacccaaaatgacaccaagaAA
The window above is part of the Plectropomus leopardus isolate mb unplaced genomic scaffold, YSFRI_Pleo_2.0 unplaced_scaffold5590, whole genome shotgun sequence genome. Proteins encoded here:
- the LOC121939673 gene encoding armadillo repeat-containing protein 7-like, with the translated sequence MWRKGSSEGSDRFEYLQTLVTEFQDTDSEEAKEQVLANLANFAYDPNNMEYLRELQVTDLFLDMLTEENDNFVEFGM